DNA from Leptolyngbya iicbica LK:
CAGTTCGCGCGACCCGAGCATTTGTGATGGGAAATCACCACGGGGACGCCTGCGGCCTGGGCTGTGGCAAAGGTTTCGTCCAGGGACTTTTCCACATCGTCTGCTTCGTCGCGCATGTGGGTGGTGTAGATGCCGCCGACAGGAGCGAGCAGTGCGGCCAGGGCAATCACTTCTTCCTTGGGAGCCGGTTTGTTGGTGGGGTAAAACAGTCCCGTGGAAAAGCCGATCGCCCCCGCATCCAATGCTTCTTGCAATAGCGATCGCATGGTCTCGATTTCGGCTGGGCTAGCAGGCTGCCGGACATCTGCCATCGCCGCCACCCGCAACGTGGAATGCCCCACCATGGGCGCGGTATTGATGGCGGGAGGATGGGACTCTAGTTCGGCGATGTATTCCGCAAAGGTGGCGAAGCGATACCAGGGGCGATCGCCCAGCAAATCTAGCGGTGGCGGGGGGCGATCCGTGGCTTTCAAGGGCGCGAGGCTGATACCACAGTTTCCTGTAACGACGGTGGTTACGCCCTGGCTGAGCTTCGGCGTCATCGCTGGATGGGAGAGCAGCAGGCGATCGTCGTGGGTATGCACATCAATGAAACCGGGGGCCACAATTCGTCCGGTCGCGTCAATTTCCTGTGGTGCAGAAAGGTGGGCCAAATCGCCGATGGCCGTGATGCGATCGCCCGTCACAGCCACATCCACACTCATCCGCTGGGCTCCCGTTCCATCAATGACCGTACCGTGACGAATGATCAAATCGGGCAACATGTTCGTCATCTCATCAACCTTCGGACAAATTATTCAGTCTCACGATCCTGAGTGAGATGATCAAGGTGATCTAGCAGTTGCAATCCGGTTTGGGCACTCCCTTGGGCGGCCATTGCTTGGAACCGGGTGAAGGTCTCAAATTCGACTAGCGCAGTGGTTGATAGTTCTTCCATCAGGGTATTGAGACTGATGCCGCGACTGCGAGCGAGTGCTTGGAGTCTTTCATGTTTGTCGTCTGGTAGCCGAATAGTCAGTGTGGCCATGATGATTCGCCCTTTAAAATTGCTTCTGGTTTCAATATCTGTAGATGGGGAAAGCGGAGTTCACTATTTTGGAAGTCCCTGATGTTATTCGTCGCAATTAGACTTGCCCGCCCAGCGATCGCCAGTTCAATGAGATGGTTGTCGGCCTCATCTTTGAGGTTAGGACGCCAAGTGTAATAAACAAAAACCCACTGACTCACGCTCATTAGCGCTTGAAGCAAGGCTAGGATTTCGGCCTGAGTGAGCGGGCATGGCTCAAGAACCTGCTTTCGACCGATCACTGATTCGTACTCGCAAAACAAGCTGGTGCCCATCAGTTGATATTCACCAGTAAGACAACGCCGAATCAACTGGCGACTTGGGCCAGATGGTCCAATTAAAGCGCTGACAAAAACGCTGGTATCAATCACGATTCTGGTTGTCATGTGACGATAGTAGCGTAGGTGATTGAGAGCCGAAGTGCAGCTTTTAAGGATGGGTATAGCTAATTTGCAAACTCGTTTGGCCGCTCATTTCGACAATGTGGCCGCCGCTGACAATGCAGATCGGCTCGAAGAGGGTTTTGCCGATCGCCTGTCCGTTGTGGCGCACGATGCTGTGAAGGTAGATGCCGACGCCGGAGCGATCGCGATCGGTAAACGTGCGATCGCTCGTCACCACCCGTTGCGCCACCCCGTATTCGTCCACGTCCACCGCATCTACGTCGCCATAAATAATCGGGACACCCGCCGCAATGGTGAAATGACCAATCACTGGCGCTGGCTCCACCATGCACCGAAAGCCGATGTCAGCGACTAAGGGCGCAAGCGATGAGTAGGGCGAGATCGCGTTATGCAGCACGCCCAACTTGGCTCCTGTGGCGGCATCTTCGCGATAGGCCATACCGATATCAGGACGCTTTTGCACCCGAGGGGCATTTTGCAGATACAGGTTGCCCTGACGATCAATCGTGATAAAACCCACATCGGCTTGGGGATTGGCGGCTAATACCGACTCGGTAGCAGCTTGGGCTGATTGCCCCGATTGGAGGGCGTCCAAAACTTCAACGTTGAGGGGAATGCCGTTGATGCTCGGCCCCTGGGGAACGCGGTGAGCGGTGACAAGTCCGGCATTTGCATCGGCGGTGAGAAATTGAGACAGTGGCGTTGGGCGATCGGGTCCGGAGGAAATCAGGGCTGCCGCGATCGCCCCTTGCACCATTTCTGGCGGTTCCACTCCTGTGGTTTCCCCCTCGGTGAACAGAGTGCGAGTGCCGCCTCGCTGGGTTTCGTAGCGTTGCAGTTCGCCCTCGCTTGTGATTACTGCCAACATCACAAAACCGCGAATGGCTCCTGTCCCCACGGCCTCAGCCGCTTGCAATGCCTTAAAAATAGCCAGTCCAGCATTGGGGCCGGAGGCCGCGATCGCGATCGTCATCGGCTTCTCGTCAATAGGGGACAGCCCATTCTAAAAGATGAGTAAGCTCAGGGTCGGTGCCTGCGGCCACCTGCTGTCAAGCGACTCGCCAAACTGTCAGAGGCTCCGTTTTGCCTTTCAGGTTCAGGTTGTGGGACTGTTTCACTGCCACCCGCTGATGCAGGGCCTGATACACGGCATCCGAAATTGTGATTTCCCCTGCCGGGGTAGCGCTTTCCAAGCGTTTCGCCGTATTCACCACATCACCAATCACGGTGTAAGTGCGCACCGAGTCGCCGCCAAATAACCCTTCCACTACGGTGCCGTAGTGAATACCGCATCCCGCCCCGATGTGGTGCGGCTGCAACACCGGGGCGGCGGCCTGCTGCATCGCTTGCGCGGCGGCCAACGCCTGCTGCGGACTGGCATAAATCGCCATGATTTCATCCCCGGTGAAGGTGATGCGCAGGGGATGGTGTTGGGAAACGGCGGGTTCTACTTGCTGGTAGTAGTGGTTAAGGGTGGCGGCAACGGTTTCGGTATCGGTGTGTTCTGACCAGTGAGTAAAGCCACGAATATCCATAAACACGATGGCGCGATCGCACTGCTGAAAGGCTAACCGCTCGGGATGGTTCACCGCGGTCATTACAGCATGGCTGCCCAATCCCCATTCCGCCAGGTTCTGCAACAGCACCGTCGTTTGTTGGAGCTGGCGTTGTTGCCTGACAATTTGCAACTGGTGCATCCCTAACAACAGCCCCACCAGCATCAAACTTGTCATTAAAAAGAAATGGGTATTCTCGTCGGCAAACTGCCCTAACCACTGCCAATTCATTAACTGACTGGACTGATCGCCCGCTCGCACCACCAAATAAAAGAGCAGCACCATCAACATGCGCACGACACTTTCCAGCGGTAGCGTCCAGCGTTCCCATTGGGGTCGCCAATGATAGCGACTGCTTTGCAGCAGGGCGATCGCGAGCGAAAACAACCAAAAAACGCCGTGCGATGGACTCTCGAAAAACTCCCGGCCATCCACCGGCAAATCAATCAGCGTGTATAGGCTGACCCCCATCAAATTGCCCCAAAACCTTGACGGATGGGGGCGAGACAGATACAGCGTTTGGAGCAGCATGGCCCCAATCAATAGATATTCAGTGGGGTCGGTCACAAACCCCCGCCAGCCGTAGAGCGCAATATCCGCCAGACTTTTCAGAATGAGGAAATGACCGCTATTACTCAAGAATTCTCGTCGAAAGGCAAGGCCTAGGGGCGGCGGACTCAGATCATGGGTGAGCGCTGGGTCAGAGCTAATAGCGGGAGAAGAGGCGACAGTCGGAGTCATAGCGTGAGTGATCGTACAGTTTTGGGTAACGCTTGATACGCCTGATTGCGTCTAGTATGCCCATCCTTTCCCTGACGTTGACGCCGCCCACATTCACCCCTATCAGCGCAACCAACTCGTGTTTTCCTAATCAAACCTTAAACTTATCTGCACAAATTCTGGCTTGATGGGCTTCCCCCTTATGGTCTTTCAATAAGTTCCTAGAGATGGGAAAACTCGGCCCCCGGCTTTGGCAGCCATAAAGATTGAGGAGAACGCAAAAGCAATGAGTTTCAACTTCCACCCTAAACACGCCGGTAAATTGTTAGCGGGATTTGCATTAGTCGGATTCGCGATCGCGGGATGTGGCGGCGATCAAACCGCCACCACAGAGACGGGCGAAGACGGCGCGACAGAAGAAGCGGGCACCCCGACAGAAGGCGGATCGGTCACGTGGGCCCGCTATGGCGACGCCGACTCCCTCGACCCCCATCGCACGACCACGACCCTTTCCTGGCAAGTGTTCGACCAGATTTACGACACCCTGTTAGCGTTTAACGACAATGGCGAAGTCGTGCCCAACTTGGCAAAAGAGTGGACAGTGAGCGACGACGGCTTGGAAGCGACCTTTGTCTTGAATGAGGGCATTGTCTGCCATGACGGCACCCCCTTTGACGCCAATGACGTGAAGTACACCGCTGAGCGGGCGATTAATGAAGAAAATCCCAGTGTCACCAGCGGCGCGTGGGGGCCGATTACCTCGGTCGAAGTCGTCGACGATCTGACGGTGAAATTCACTTTTGAAAAGCCATTTGGGGCTTTCATTTCCTTCATGGCGGATCCGTTCTCCAGCCAGATTTGCGACAGTGCGGAAGAGCTGGGCGACGAGTTTGGGGTGAGCGCGGCGGTCGGTACTGGTCCCTGGAAGCTCGTGAGCTGGACCAAGGGTGACGAGATTGTGCTGGAAAAGAATGCCGATTATCAGAACTTTGGCCGACCCATTGAGAATCCCGGTGCGCCTTACCTGGATGAGTTAGTCATCAAACAGATCCCGGAACCGCAGACCCGTCTCGCGGGTTTGCAAACTGGCGAGCTCGACATCATTGCAGAGCCGCCGTTGGAAGAATTAGAGGCGATTCGCTCGGACGATTCCCTCGAACTGTATGTGGCGGAGAAGACCGGGCAGAACGTGTTCTTTGAATTCACCATTTCTCGCCCACCCTTTGATGACATTCGGGCGCGGCAGGCCGTGGCCTATGCGATCGACCCGGATGCGGCGATCGATATCGTCTTTGGTGATGTGGTGAAGCGGGAAAAATGCACCGTGGCTCGCGGGGTGCTGGGGAACGACCAGGAATTCTGCGCGGAGCACGGCTACGAATATGACCCCGCTAAAGCTCAGGAACTGCTGGCGGAGCTGGGATATGGTCCCGAAAATCCGCTCACGGTCACGATGATGACCTGGGTGGGCGGCAACCGCGAAAAGATGGTGCAGGTCTTCCAAAATCAGCTTGCACAGGTGGGCATCGAAACCGAAATCGAGACCATGGATATCGGCACGATGAACGCGCGGGTGAAGCAGGAGAATGAAACCGATAGCGGCCAAAGCACCTTTGACATGATGGGCTGGGCCTGGTATGACCCCGACATTTTGCACCAGCTCTGGCACTCTCCCGGTGCTTACAGCGGCTACCAAACCCCCGAACTGGATGCGTTGTTGGACACTACCCGCACAACCGTCGATCCAGAAGCACGGCTCGCGGCGGTGCAGGATGCGCAGCAGTACCTGCTAGAAAATGCGGTGCATGTGCCCCTCTACACGCCGGGCTGGCTGTGGATTTACACCACCACGTCGGCAGTGGATGGGTTTGTGATTGGGCCGTTCAACCGTCCATTGTTTAACGACATCAAATTGGTGCAATAACGTTGTTGCCTGTGTCGCGATCGCGAATGATCGCGACACCGGTCGTAGGGGCGAGGCATTTTGAGAATCACATTCTGGTGTTGCCAGGACGAATCAAACAAAATGCCTCGCCCCTACCGGGGGATGGAGATCGCCCCATCCCCCCAATCGTTCACGATGAACGTTTAATTTTTCGCAAATTGCGTTGAATAGGCGCAACCTCGGCGGCATTGGCCGTTAACAAACGTAAAGCCAGCCCTCATGACCCGATACATCCTCAAGCGCATTCTCAGCGGCATTTTCACTATTTGGGTGACGACGGTGGCCGTGACGCTGCTCATCCATCTGGTGCCGGGGGATCCGGTGCAGATCATGTTTGCCCAGTCGCAATCCACCACACCGGAACAGATTGAGCAAATTCGATCGCAGCTTGGCCTCGATCGCCCCATCTACGAGCAGTACTTCATGTACATGGGGCGCATTTTGCAGGGGGATTTTGGCACCACCATTCGGGGCAATCAGCCCGTGCTGGAACTGTTGCTGGTGCGGTTACCGAATACGTTGGTGTTGGCGCTGAGTGCGTTGCTGATCACCATGTTCGTGGGGGTACCGATTGGCTTTTTTGCCGCTTACAAACGCGGCACCTGGCTGGATACGTCGCTGATGACGGGGGCGATTATCGGCATTTCGATTCCCAGCTTTTGGTTGGGGCTGATGCTGATGTACGTCTTCTCGATTCGCTTAGGCTGGTTGCCAGTGTCGGGGACGGATTTCAAAAACCTGATTCTGCCCGCCCTCACCCTGGGTTTGGCGAATGCGGCGGCGGTGTCGCGGCTGACGCGATCGTCCATGTTGGATGTGCTGTCTCAAGACTATATGCGCACCGCCCGCGCCAAGGGGCTGGCGGAAACCCTGGTACTCTCGCGCCACGCCCTGCGCAACGGTCTGATCAACGTGGTGAACATGCTGGGTCTCCAGTTCACTTACATGATGGGGGGCGCGATCGTGGTGGAAAACGTCTTCGCCTGGAACGGCATTGGTCGGCTAGCGATTCAGTCGATTTTTCAGCGCGACTATCCCACCATTCAAGGCTTCATCTTGATTTTTGCCACCGTCGTGGTCGTGGTGTCCATTGTGCTGGACATTCTCTACGCCTGGATTGACCCCCGCATTACCTACAGCTAATGACCCAGCCGGTTTCTGCCCTGTCTACGTCCAGTATTGTCGCCGCCAAGGTCAAAGACTTTGGTCAATTTCTCAAGCGACTCCTGAAAAGTCCCAGTGCCAAAATCGGCGCGGCGATTTGCCTGGTGCTGGTGGTGACAGCCATCTTTGCGCCGCTCATCGCCCCCTACGACCCGACGGAATTAGGGGTCGGGTCCGCGCTGGAACCGCCGAATGCCGAGTTTTGGTTTGGCACCGACGAATTTGGCCGCGATTTGTTTAGTCGCATCGTCTACGGTTCTCGCTTGACGCTGTATGTGGGACTGATTGCGGTGGGCATCTCTATGACGGCGGGCGTCTTGACCGGGCTGGTGGCAGGCTACGTCGGCGGCTGGCTGGAATCCGCCCTGATGCGAGCCGTGGATGTACTCTTTTCCTTCACCGAAACCCTCATTGCATTGGCCGCAGTCGCGGTGCTCGGCCCCAGCCTGACCAACGCCATGATCGCCGTGGGCATCAGCTCCATTCCGTTCTATGCCCGCATCACCTATGGGGCGGTGCTAGTGGAGAAAAACAAGGAATATTTCAAAGCGGCCCAGGCCGTCGGGGCTCAACATGTACGGCTGCTGTTTCGCCATATTCTGCCAAACATTCTTTCCCCCATCATTGTGGTGGCGACGGTGGGGGTTTCGGTAGCGGTGCTGTCCGCTTCGGCCCTCTCCTTTTTGGGACTCGGCGCTCAACCCCCCTCGCCCGAATGGGGCGCAATGCTGGCCGCTGGACGCGATTACTTCAAACGCGCCCCGTGGATTACCACGTTTCCCGGCTTAGCGATCGCCATCACCGTTCTCGGCTTCAACCTCCTCGGCGACGCCCTCCGCGAAGCCCTCGATCCGCAACAACGAACGTAGCAATTCTGGATTGCCGATTTTTGATTCTGGATTTTCAAAAGTTCATCCACTCCACCTATCACATTCACCTCACCCACCTCACCTACTCCATCGACCTCACCCACCCTCACACCCTGCCACCCAACCACTCCCCAACCCATGCCCCTACTCGACGTCAAAAACCTCCAAACCCGCTTCTACACTGGCGAAGGCGTCGTTCATGCCGTCAATGACGTTTCCTTCCAGGTCAACGATCAGGAAACCGTCGGCATTGTGGGGGAATCGGGTTCCGGCAAGAGTATGACGATGCTGTCGGTGATGCGGCTGATTCCCCAGCCTCCCGGCAAGATCACGAACGGCGAGGTGATGTTTGAAGGGCAGGACTTGCTGAAGCTGAGCCTGCCAGATATTCGGCGGCTGCGGGGCAATCGTATTTCCATGATTTTCCAAGACCCGATGACCTCCCTGAATCCGGTGCTGACGGTAGAAAAGCAGCTCACCGAGTCCATCCGGGTGCATATGAAGCTGGACAAGACTGCTGCCCGCGATCGCGCCATCGAACTGCTGGAGCATGTGGGCATTCCGGGGGCGAGCGATCGCATTCGCAACTATCCCCACCAATTTTCCGGCGGTATGCGCCAGCGGGTGATGATTGCCATGGGCCTGGCCTGCGACCCCAAATTGCTGATTGCGGACGAACCCACCACCGCCCTGGATGTGACCATTCAGGCCCAAATTGTGGAACTGGTGAAACGGCTGAAGGAAGAACTGAATATGGCGGTCATCTGGATTACCCATGACCTCTCCCTGCTGGCCAGCCTCGCCGATCGTATTCTCGTCATGTACGCCGGGCAAATCGTCGAATCCGCTCCTCTCGATCAACTTTACGCCAATCCGCGTCACCCTTACACCCTGGGCTTGCTGCAAAGCATTCCCCGCCTCGACGAAGCCCAAAAAGCCGAACTCAAACCCGTCGATGGCATGCCCCCCGACCTCACCGACTATCCCTCCGGCTGCCCCTTCGCGGCCCGTTGTCCCTACGTCATCGATCGCTGCCACACCGACGACCCCACCCTCGAAACCGTGGGCGATCGCCCCGATCACACCGTCGCCTGCTGGGTCAAACCTAATGGCGCCGAAGTTTTGGAGAGGGCACGCGCGATCGCCCATTAGCCCCCTACTCGCTCCCCGGCTCCCCTGCCCCCCTTTCTCCCCTACCCCATTTACCTCACCCACATCGCACCCAATCACCCTGCTACCCAATCACCCTGCCACCCAAC
Protein-coding regions in this window:
- a CDS encoding N-acyl-D-amino-acid deacylase family protein, with the translated sequence MTNMLPDLIIRHGTVIDGTGAQRMSVDVAVTGDRITAIGDLAHLSAPQEIDATGRIVAPGFIDVHTHDDRLLLSHPAMTPKLSQGVTTVVTGNCGISLAPLKATDRPPPPLDLLGDRPWYRFATFAEYIAELESHPPAINTAPMVGHSTLRVAAMADVRQPASPAEIETMRSLLQEALDAGAIGFSTGLFYPTNKPAPKEEVIALAALLAPVGGIYTTHMRDEADDVEKSLDETFATAQAAGVPVVISHHKCSGRANWGRSVQTLQKIDQARSRQLVGLDVYPYAASSTVLMPELMDDQLRTRITWSEAAPEMAGQDLSAIAAQWGCSQTEAAARLQPAGAVYFQMDEADVQRILAYPHTMVGSDGLPHDRFPHPRLWGAFPRVLGHYARDLGLFSLEEAVHRMTGLSAAQFRLRDRGVLQPGAFADITVFDADTILDQASFEEPTRPASGIEYVVVNGAIAWNARGTTDSRTGRVLKRPA
- a CDS encoding toxin-antitoxin system HicB family antitoxin, which codes for MATLTIRLPDDKHERLQALARSRGISLNTLMEELSTTALVEFETFTRFQAMAAQGSAQTGLQLLDHLDHLTQDRETE
- a CDS encoding putative toxin-antitoxin system toxin component, PIN family, whose amino-acid sequence is MIDTSVFVSALIGPSGPSRQLIRRCLTGEYQLMGTSLFCEYESVIGRKQVLEPCPLTQAEILALLQALMSVSQWVFVYYTWRPNLKDEADNHLIELAIAGRASLIATNNIRDFQNSELRFPHLQILKPEAILKGESSWPH
- a CDS encoding DUF6963 family protein, with the protein product MTIAIAASGPNAGLAIFKALQAAEAVGTGAIRGFVMLAVITSEGELQRYETQRGGTRTLFTEGETTGVEPPEMVQGAIAAALISSGPDRPTPLSQFLTADANAGLVTAHRVPQGPSINGIPLNVEVLDALQSGQSAQAATESVLAANPQADVGFITIDRQGNLYLQNAPRVQKRPDIGMAYREDAATGAKLGVLHNAISPYSSLAPLVADIGFRCMVEPAPVIGHFTIAAGVPIIYGDVDAVDVDEYGVAQRVVTSDRTFTDRDRSGVGIYLHSIVRHNGQAIGKTLFEPICIVSGGHIVEMSGQTSLQISYTHP
- a CDS encoding adenylate/guanylate cyclase domain-containing protein is translated as MTPTVASSPAISSDPALTHDLSPPPLGLAFRREFLSNSGHFLILKSLADIALYGWRGFVTDPTEYLLIGAMLLQTLYLSRPHPSRFWGNLMGVSLYTLIDLPVDGREFFESPSHGVFWLFSLAIALLQSSRYHWRPQWERWTLPLESVVRMLMVLLFYLVVRAGDQSSQLMNWQWLGQFADENTHFFLMTSLMLVGLLLGMHQLQIVRQQRQLQQTTVLLQNLAEWGLGSHAVMTAVNHPERLAFQQCDRAIVFMDIRGFTHWSEHTDTETVAATLNHYYQQVEPAVSQHHPLRITFTGDEIMAIYASPQQALAAAQAMQQAAAPVLQPHHIGAGCGIHYGTVVEGLFGGDSVRTYTVIGDVVNTAKRLESATPAGEITISDAVYQALHQRVAVKQSHNLNLKGKTEPLTVWRVA
- a CDS encoding ABC transporter substrate-binding protein: MSFNFHPKHAGKLLAGFALVGFAIAGCGGDQTATTETGEDGATEEAGTPTEGGSVTWARYGDADSLDPHRTTTTLSWQVFDQIYDTLLAFNDNGEVVPNLAKEWTVSDDGLEATFVLNEGIVCHDGTPFDANDVKYTAERAINEENPSVTSGAWGPITSVEVVDDLTVKFTFEKPFGAFISFMADPFSSQICDSAEELGDEFGVSAAVGTGPWKLVSWTKGDEIVLEKNADYQNFGRPIENPGAPYLDELVIKQIPEPQTRLAGLQTGELDIIAEPPLEELEAIRSDDSLELYVAEKTGQNVFFEFTISRPPFDDIRARQAVAYAIDPDAAIDIVFGDVVKREKCTVARGVLGNDQEFCAEHGYEYDPAKAQELLAELGYGPENPLTVTMMTWVGGNREKMVQVFQNQLAQVGIETEIETMDIGTMNARVKQENETDSGQSTFDMMGWAWYDPDILHQLWHSPGAYSGYQTPELDALLDTTRTTVDPEARLAAVQDAQQYLLENAVHVPLYTPGWLWIYTTTSAVDGFVIGPFNRPLFNDIKLVQ
- a CDS encoding ABC transporter permease, which codes for MTRYILKRILSGIFTIWVTTVAVTLLIHLVPGDPVQIMFAQSQSTTPEQIEQIRSQLGLDRPIYEQYFMYMGRILQGDFGTTIRGNQPVLELLLVRLPNTLVLALSALLITMFVGVPIGFFAAYKRGTWLDTSLMTGAIIGISIPSFWLGLMLMYVFSIRLGWLPVSGTDFKNLILPALTLGLANAAAVSRLTRSSMLDVLSQDYMRTARAKGLAETLVLSRHALRNGLINVVNMLGLQFTYMMGGAIVVENVFAWNGIGRLAIQSIFQRDYPTIQGFILIFATVVVVVSIVLDILYAWIDPRITYS
- the nikC gene encoding nickel transporter permease → MTQPVSALSTSSIVAAKVKDFGQFLKRLLKSPSAKIGAAICLVLVVTAIFAPLIAPYDPTELGVGSALEPPNAEFWFGTDEFGRDLFSRIVYGSRLTLYVGLIAVGISMTAGVLTGLVAGYVGGWLESALMRAVDVLFSFTETLIALAAVAVLGPSLTNAMIAVGISSIPFYARITYGAVLVEKNKEYFKAAQAVGAQHVRLLFRHILPNILSPIIVVATVGVSVAVLSASALSFLGLGAQPPSPEWGAMLAAGRDYFKRAPWITTFPGLAIAITVLGFNLLGDALREALDPQQRT
- a CDS encoding ABC transporter ATP-binding protein is translated as MPLLDVKNLQTRFYTGEGVVHAVNDVSFQVNDQETVGIVGESGSGKSMTMLSVMRLIPQPPGKITNGEVMFEGQDLLKLSLPDIRRLRGNRISMIFQDPMTSLNPVLTVEKQLTESIRVHMKLDKTAARDRAIELLEHVGIPGASDRIRNYPHQFSGGMRQRVMIAMGLACDPKLLIADEPTTALDVTIQAQIVELVKRLKEELNMAVIWITHDLSLLASLADRILVMYAGQIVESAPLDQLYANPRHPYTLGLLQSIPRLDEAQKAELKPVDGMPPDLTDYPSGCPFAARCPYVIDRCHTDDPTLETVGDRPDHTVACWVKPNGAEVLERARAIAH